The genomic DNA ATCAAGGCTCAACATGGGCCGTTCGTGCTGTACCTTGCCCAGTTCGCTCAGAGGGGGGGCACCGACGCGCTGGGTTGGAGAATCCGATGTGACCAGCTCAGGATACGCCCGTTCGAGTTCTACCAATTCTCGGAACAATCGATCATATTCCCCGTCGGAAATCTCGGGGCGGTCCTTGACATAATAGAGGTAGTCGTGATGCCTGATTTGACTCTTGAGTTGAGCGAGTCGCTCTTGCTCGGAGCGAGTGACCTTCGAGGAGGACGGAGAGTCACCATAGAGGGAATCCTGTCGCATCGTTGCTCTCAACGAGGTGAAGCTTGGACGATTACCTCTAGGGTGTCATGGAAGATGGCGTTCGACATGGAAAGGGAAAGAGATCCGAACCGTGCTGACGGTAGCATAGGGCCGCGAAACGGTCAAACCGGACAGACCGGCTCCGCTTTGACTTTCGCATCAGTGGCCACTATTCTAAGCGTCTCTTCGCAGTTCTGAAGTCGCCAGAAAGCCCCGGCAAAGGAGGATGTATGCAGAAGGGAGAGCAGCAGGTCTGTGAGAGCGCGCGGAGAATCATTTTCTTAGGAATACTGCTCTGTAGCGGTTTGTTGGTGAGCGGGTGTGTCGTGTTAGAGGAAAAATACAATGCGGAAAAAGCGAGAAGCCTGAATTTTCAGCGCCTGCTGGCTCAAGAAGAAAAACGAACGGCTGAGCTGGACAGCGAAATCAGGCATACCAAAGCGGAACTGGCTGAATTTGAGGCGAGGAATCGTGAATTGTCTGCACAAGTGCAAGTGGCACGAGAGCAGATGGGGCGCCTCCAAGAAGAGGCGGAAGCGATCAGGGAAGCGACCGTGCTGGAACGAAAGGCATTGGAGGATATGCAGCGGAAGGGTCATTCTCCTTCCGTCAGACCGAAAAAAGCCGAATTGCCGAAACCTGCTTCCGGCAGTCGCAGCGGAGGCAATCATTCGGACAAGGGTATGGTGGCTGTGACGGAGCCGCCTTCTAAGGTACCGGAGGGAACGGTGCACGTTGTGAAGCCTGGAGAGACTCTCTTCAGCATCGGTAGGCGGTATGGAATTGAGGTCGATAAATTGAAGAAACTGAATAAGCTGCCGGATGATATCGTCGAGATCGGGCAGAAGCTTCTGGTGGGAGCGGAGTAAGCCGAACGACATGCAGGCCGCAACCTATTCGCTCACTCTGGATGAGTTTCGCTCCTACGCAAAACAGGGCAATCTCATTCCGTTGTTCCGTGAAATCCTGGCGGACCACGATACGCCGGTCTCGGCTTTTGCCAAGATTGATCACGGTCCCTCGGCCTACCTGCTGGAGAGTATTCAGGGCGGAGAAAAGTGGGCCAGATATTCTTTTCTTGGAAGTGGATCTCCGCTCGTCATCTACGAGGATCGTGGCGATCTTTGTGTGAAGAAAGGGTCGGATCGTCGGCGGATCCCTAGCCGAGGTGCGCCGCTGGACCGTCTGCGGGAGATCTTGGAGACGTATCGCCCCGTCACCGTCCCGGATCTGCCCCGTTTCGTAGGTGGAGCCGTGGGTTACCTTGGCTACGACATGGTGCGGACGTTCGAGGATCTTCCCTTTCGAAGGAAGGAGCACCTCGATATTCCGGACTTTGCCTTTCTCTTGACCGAGACACTGCTCATTTTTGACAACGTGTCGCAGAAGATCAAGGTCGTCGCCAATGCCCATGTGAAGTCTCCGTCGGAACGAGATATTCGTTCGGCCTATCGTGACGCAACAGGCAGGATTGAAGCGATGATTACTAGAATCCGTCGACCACTTCGGCGTGTGAAGCCAAGACGTAGACGATCGCCGATTCGTTTCACAGCCAACATGAGCAAGGCGGACTTTGAGAAGATCGTTTCTCGTGCCCAGGAATACATCAAGGCTGGAGATATCTTTCAATGTGTCCTGTCGCAGCGGTGGGAAACGAATCTCCAGACCCCTCCGTTTCAACTCTATCGGGCCTTGCGCCTCGTGAATCCTTCGCCGTACATGTATTACCTCCGGATTGCAGGGGTTGAACTCGTGGGCTCGTCTCCTGAAATTCTTGTGCGATGTGAGGATGGACTTGTTTCAGTACGTCCGATTGCCGGGACCAGACGGCGCGGCGCGACGACGGATGAAGATGCGGAATTGGAGCGCCGTCTTCTTGCCGATGCCAAGGAACGGGCCGAGCATATTATGCTGGTGGATCTTGGGCGCAATGATGTCGGTCGTGTGGCTGAAGGGGGATCCGTCCACGTCGAGTCGTTGATGGATGTCGAGCGGTACTCGCACGTTATGCATATGGTCTCCAATGTCACCGGCAAGCTGTGTCCGAACAAGACGGTGTATGATGTGCTGAAGGCGTGCTTTCCGGCCGGGACCGTGTCCGGTGCCCCAAAAATCAGAGCCATGGAAATCATCGAGGAACTTGAGCCGACTAGACGCGGGCCCTACGCCGGTGCCGTCGGCTACATCGGGTTTTCGGGTAATATGGACATGTGCATCAATATCCGTACGGTCGTTGTGACACGCCGCCGTGCTTTCATCCAGGCCGGCGCCGGCATCGTCGCCGACTCGAATCCGGAACATGAGTACGAAGAAACGTGCAACAAATCCCGCGCCATGATGAAGGCGATCGAACTGGCGGAACAGGGATTAGAATAGGGAATGGTTCATGATTCATGGTTAATGGGGTGAAGAGGCACAAGAGCGTTCTCGTTTCCGTCATGAACCATTAACCATCGTCCATTTCTTGCCATGCTGCTGGTCATCGATAACTACGACTCCTTTACCTACAACCTTGTCCAATATCTCGGAGAATTGGGCGAGGATGTACAAGTCTATCGAAACGATAAGATTACGCTCGACCAGATCGAGGAGTTGCATCCGAGCCGTCTTGTGATTTCACCGGGACCATGCACGCCAAGAGAGGCCGGTATTTCGGTCGATGCGATTCGTCGGTTCGGAGGGAAGCTGCCCATTCTCGGCGTCTGTCTGGGACATCAATCGATGGCCGTCGCGTACGGAGGAGAAGTCGTCCGAGCTCCCCGCCTGATGCATGGGAAGACGTCGCAGATCCAGCACGACGGCAAGACCCTCTTTCATTCGCTACCCAATCCGTTTGAGGCGACGCGCTATCATTCTCTCATCGTGAAGCGGGTCAATCTTCCGGATTGTTGCGAGATTTCCGCCGAAACGGCCGAGGGTGAAATCATGGGGCTCCGCCACAAAACGCTTGGTGTCGAAGGCGTCCAATTCCATCCGGAATCGATCCTGACGGCCGTCGGAAAAGATCTGCTCCGAAACTTCTTGAAACTCTAGCAGAATGCTGAAAAAGTCCGCCGGCTTCGTTCTCGCACGACACTGCCGCTTCGCCATCTCGGCGGCGTTCACAAGCGTGGCGTCGCTTATTCGCGACGCTGTGCGCCTCCCTGCGGCCTTATCCGGGTCATGCGCGTCTGGCGCGCAGGGGTGGGCGGGTGAAAACAAACATCCTTTTTGAGCATTCTGCAACAAGCCTACTTTGCTAAGAGCATGATCAAAGAAGCGCTTGCCAAATTGGCCGACCGAATCGACCTTTCCGCGCAGGAAGCCGAGACGGTCATGCTGGAGATTATGGACGGAGCTGTAACTTCGGCTCAGATGGCCGCCTATCTCATGGGACTTAGGCAAAAAGGTGAAACAGTCGCTGAAGTCGTCGGTTCGGTCAGCGCCATGCGATCACGAGCGATGCGAATCAGGGTCGGGTCATCGATCGTTGTCGATACCTGCGGCACGGGCGGGGATGGTGCCGATACGTTTAATATATCCACGACCGCGGCATTCGTGGTCGCCGGGGCCGGCATTACCGTGGCCAAACACGGGAATTGTTCCGTGTCCTCTCGATCCGGCAGCGCGGATGTGCTGAGCACGCTCGGTGTGAAGATCGACCTGGAGCCGAGACGGGTAGCCGATTGCATCGACGAAGTCGGTATCGGATTCTTGTTCGCCCCGCTCTATCACGGCGCAATGAAACAATGTGCCGGGGTCCGACACGAGATGGGAATCCGGACCCTTCTCAACGTGCTTGGCCCGCTGGCGAATCCTGCCGGCGCCACGCACCAAGTGCTTGGAGTCTATGATGTGAAGTGGACGGACATCCTCGGGCGTGTGCTCTTGGAACTCGGATCGCAACATTGTTTCGTGATTCACGGATTGGATGGCCTGGATGAGATCACCTTGTCGAGCCGGACGAGAATAGCGGAGGGGAAGGGCGGCGTGGTGTCGAGTTATTTCGTCGCGCCGGAGGAGTTCGAGATCCGGCGTACGGCGCGAAAAGAATTCGTCGGAGGCTCGCCCGAGGAAAACGCACGGACGACGAAAGAGATTCTCCAAGGCCGGAAGGGCCCGAGACGGGATATCGTGTGTCTGAACGCCGCGCCTGCGATGGTCGTAGGCCAAAAGGCTAAAACACTCAAGGACGGATTTCGTCTTGCACAACAAACGATCGACTCCGGGGCCGCCGCAGAGAAACTTGATCGACTCATTGCGTTTACCAGGAAGCATGATTGACTCATGATTCTCGATCGCATCCTTGAACATAAGCGAGCCGAACTCCGGCACAAACAGAGCCGTTCCTATCTGGCCAGTCTCAAGGCGGCGATCCGGGATGCCCCGCCGACTCTTGGGTTTGCCGTCACCTTGGATGCGACAAGGCCTCCCGCCAGTCCGGCCTTGATTGCGGAAATCAAGAAAGCGTCGCCGAGCCTGGGACTTTTGCGACAAGAATTTGTGGAGCAGTTCGATTATCTCGGGCTTGCACGCATATACCATGAGCATGGGGCATCGGCCGTTTCCGTCCTGACCGACAAGGAGTTTTTCCAAGGAGACCTTCGGTATCTTGAAGAGATCAAGCGTGCACTTCCGATTCCGGCCCTTAATAAAGAATTTATGGTCGGTGACGTCCAGTTCTATGAAGCACGCGCCCACGGTGCCGATGCCGTGTTACTGATTGTGGCGGCGTTGGAGCGTCGGCAATTGATGGATTTTTATGCATT from Nitrospira sp. includes the following:
- a CDS encoding Anthranilate synthase, aminase component; translated protein: MQAATYSLTLDEFRSYAKQGNLIPLFREILADHDTPVSAFAKIDHGPSAYLLESIQGGEKWARYSFLGSGSPLVIYEDRGDLCVKKGSDRRRIPSRGAPLDRLREILETYRPVTVPDLPRFVGGAVGYLGYDMVRTFEDLPFRRKEHLDIPDFAFLLTETLLIFDNVSQKIKVVANAHVKSPSERDIRSAYRDATGRIEAMITRIRRPLRRVKPRRRRSPIRFTANMSKADFEKIVSRAQEYIKAGDIFQCVLSQRWETNLQTPPFQLYRALRLVNPSPYMYYLRIAGVELVGSSPEILVRCEDGLVSVRPIAGTRRRGATTDEDAELERRLLADAKERAEHIMLVDLGRNDVGRVAEGGSVHVESLMDVERYSHVMHMVSNVTGKLCPNKTVYDVLKACFPAGTVSGAPKIRAMEIIEELEPTRRGPYAGAVGYIGFSGNMDMCINIRTVVVTRRRAFIQAGAGIVADSNPEHEYEETCNKSRAMMKAIELAEQGLE
- a CDS encoding aminodeoxychorismate/anthranilate synthase component II; its protein translation is MLLVIDNYDSFTYNLVQYLGELGEDVQVYRNDKITLDQIEELHPSRLVISPGPCTPREAGISVDAIRRFGGKLPILGVCLGHQSMAVAYGGEVVRAPRLMHGKTSQIQHDGKTLFHSLPNPFEATRYHSLIVKRVNLPDCCEISAETAEGEIMGLRHKTLGVEGVQFHPESILTAVGKDLLRNFLKL
- a CDS encoding Anthranilate phosphoribosyltransferase, which translates into the protein MIKEALAKLADRIDLSAQEAETVMLEIMDGAVTSAQMAAYLMGLRQKGETVAEVVGSVSAMRSRAMRIRVGSSIVVDTCGTGGDGADTFNISTTAAFVVAGAGITVAKHGNCSVSSRSGSADVLSTLGVKIDLEPRRVADCIDEVGIGFLFAPLYHGAMKQCAGVRHEMGIRTLLNVLGPLANPAGATHQVLGVYDVKWTDILGRVLLELGSQHCFVIHGLDGLDEITLSSRTRIAEGKGGVVSSYFVAPEEFEIRRTARKEFVGGSPEENARTTKEILQGRKGPRRDIVCLNAAPAMVVGQKAKTLKDGFRLAQQTIDSGAAAEKLDRLIAFTRKHD
- a CDS encoding Indole-3-glycerol phosphate synthase encodes the protein MILDRILEHKRAELRHKQSRSYLASLKAAIRDAPPTLGFAVTLDATRPPASPALIAEIKKASPSLGLLRQEFVEQFDYLGLARIYHEHGASAVSVLTDKEFFQGDLRYLEEIKRALPIPALNKEFMVGDVQFYEARAHGADAVLLIVAALERRQLMDFYALASELGMDSLFETHHERELDTVLEWIPAARMIGINNRDLNTFTTDLNVTFRLAKRIPSDKLIISESGIHDRDAVIRLTQAGVHAMLIGESLIRAEHTTDKVRELLGQAAPGEGATSA